One window of Mauremys reevesii isolate NIE-2019 linkage group 4, ASM1616193v1, whole genome shotgun sequence genomic DNA carries:
- the NDUFB1 gene encoding NADH dehydrogenase [ubiquinone] 1 beta subcomplex subunit 1, whose product MVNFVQVVRDYWVHILCPMGFFIGCYLDRLNDEKLTAFRNKSMLFKRELKPGEEVTWK is encoded by the exons ATGGTGAATTTTGTCCAAGTTGTGCGTGATTACTGGGTCCATATTTTGTGTCCCATGGGATTTTTTATTGGATGCTATCTGGACAGACTGAATGATGAAAAACTAACAGCTTTCAGAAACAAGAGCATGTTATTTAAAAG GGAATTGAAACCCGGTGAAGAAGTTACCTGGAAATAA
- the ATXN3 gene encoding ataxin-3 isoform X11, with amino-acid sequence MIGCCGAGMWSREVEAAAGLGQINMEVIFHERQEGSLCAQHCLNNLLQGEYFSPVELSSIAQQLDEEERIRMAEGGVSSEEYRTFLQQPSGNMDDSGYFSIQVISNALKVWGLELILFNSPEYQRLGIDPINERSFICNYKEHWFTVRKLGKQWFNLNSLLMGPELISDTYLALFLAQLQQEGYSIFVVKGDLPDCEADQLLQMIQVQQMQRPKLIGEETAQSRDER; translated from the exons ATGATtggctgctgtggggctgggatgTGGTCACGTGAGGTGGAGGCCGCTGCTGGCttgggacaaataaacatggagGTCATCTTCCACGAGAGG CAAGAAGGCTCATTGTGCGCTCAGCACTGTCTGAATAACTTACTACAAGGGGAATATTTTAGCCCTGTGGAGTTATCTTCTATTGCACAGCAGCTAGATGAGGAAGAGAGAATAAGAATGGCAGAGGGAGGAGTGTCTAGTGAAGAGTACAGAACGTTTTTACAG CAGCCTTCTGGAAATATGGATGACAGTGGCTACTTCTCCATTCAA GTTATAAGCAATGCCTTGAAAGTTTGGGGTTTAGAACTAATCCTCTTCAACAGCCCAGAGTATCAGAGGCTCGGGATCGACCCTAT AAATGAAAGATCATTTATTTGTAATTATAAGGAACACTGGTTTACAGTTCGAAAGTTAGGAAAACAG TGGTTTAACTTGAACTCTCTCCTGATGGGTCCAGAACTAATATCAGATACATACCTTGCACTTTTCTTGGCTCAGTTACAACAGGAAG GTTATTCTATATTTGTTGTAAAGGGTGACCTGCCAGATTGTGAGGCTGACCAACTACTGCAAATGATTCAGGTACAGCAGATGCAGCGACCAAAACTGATTGGGGAAGAGACTGCACAATCAAGAGATGAAAGGTAA